The sequence TTTTAAAGGTAAACTCTATGCCGTCAATCGGAACGAAGAAGCAGGACGGGAGGTTATTCCAGGTGTCAAATTCTACAGGAGCGTGCTTGACATACCTGAAAAGATCGATTTCGCCATCATCGAGGTTCCAGGAGAAGAGATACCAGCAATCATCAGAAAGTGTGGAAAGCGAGGTGTGAAGTTTGCAACGGTCTTTGCATCAGGCTACAGTGAGCTTGGTACAGAAGCTGGAAAACACGCAGAAGAGGAACTCATCGAGGCGGCAAATGCTGCAGGGATTAAAATAATAGGTCCAAACTGTATGGGGATCTACTATCCTGCAAAAGGCATGAGTTTCAGGTTTGATCTTTCAACAGAATCTGGTGAAGTATCATTTGTATCACAGAGTGGTGGACATGCCCTGAACTTCTCGTTACTTGGAAGTATTCATGGTATAAAATTTGATAAGGTGATAAGCTATGGCAATGGGGCGATGATCGATAGCACCGACCTGATCGAGTACCTTATGCACGATCCGTCGACAGGAATCATCGCAGCCTACATCGAGGGTGTGAAGGATGGGAGAAGGTTTCTGAGTGTCCTGAAAGAGGCGGCACAGATCAAACCTGTTATAATATGGAAAGGCGGAGTAACAGATGCAGGCGCATCCGCTGTCACGTCTCACTCTGGTTCACTGGCAGGTGATGCACGGATATGGGATGCGGCACTGAAGCAGGCTGGTGTGATCAGGGTGGATGATATGGATGAACTGATAGATGTCACAAGCACGCTCACAACTTCTCCACTTCCAGAAAACAGGCGCGTTGGAATCATCTCGATCAGTGGTGGGCAGTGTGTTGTGCTCGCTGATCTTGCATCCAGATATGGCTTCAGGATACCTCCGCTTGGGGATGTGACACGCGAAAAGCTCTCAAAGCTCATGCCCAACGTCGGAACAAGCATCAAAAACCCGATAGATGGTGCTGCATCATGGGCAAATCTGGGTACCGTGAAGGAGACGATAAGGCTTGTGATGGAGGATGAAGGGATCGATTCAGTGCTTATTGAGATCTCAATTCACTACATGCTTCATATTTTCTATCATAACGAGGAGGACAGAATGAGTAGACTCTATGAAATCCTCTGTGAGCTTAAAAACCAATCGAGAAAGCCCTTCTTTGTGATACTCTCGCCTTCGAACTACTGGCATGAACGGAGACTGCTCGAAGAAAAACTTATTGAAAGCGGCGTTCCGGTATTCCCAGGATTTAAACGAGCTCTTAAAACACTTAAAAACCTGCTCCACTATAAAGAAAGGGGAGGAAGATCACTTTATGAATAAAGACGATGCATTGCGTTTGATCCTGCGGAATACGCAGGAGGTTGTTAAAGAAGATGAGCTCAGGGCACTTCTTGAGAACGAAAGGACACCAATCGCCTATACAGGCTATGAACCCAGCGGAAAGATCCACATGGGGCACATGCTCACCGTAAACAAATTACTCGATCTCCAGAAAGCTGGATTCAAGATAATTGTCCTTCTTGCAGACCTTCATGGTTATCTGAACGAGAAGGGATCGTTTGATGATGTCCAGAGAATTGCCGAGATGAACAGAAGGGCTTTCATCGCGCTTGGACTTGATCCAGAAAAGACTGAGTTTGTGAAGGGGTCGAGTTTTCAGCTTGAACCTGATTATATGCTTAACATCCTTAAGCTTGCAAGAGATACGACCCTGAACCGTGCAAAGCGTTCAATGGATGAGATCTCAAGGGGGATGGAAAACCCAAAGGTCTCACAGATGATCTATCCGCTCATGCAGGCGATGGATATTGCAAGACTGAATGTCGATCTTGCAGTAGGTGGGATCGATCAACGAAAGATTCACATGCTTGCACGCGAGAACCTGCCCCCTCTTGGCTTCAGAGCGCCGACATGCCTCCATACGCCCATCCTGCTGGGCCTTGATGGCGAAAAGATGTCATCATCCCAGGGTAACTACATCTCGGTCGATGATGATGTGAACGCGATAAAGAAGAAGATCAGGGGTGCGTTCTGTCCTGCAAAGGTTATTGAGGATAATCCAATCATCGAGATCTTCCGCTACCACATATTTCCTCGCTTTGAGCGAATTGTGATCGAGCGACCTGAGAAGTACGGCGGCAATCTTGAGATTGAGAGCATTGAGGAACTTGGCAGAATTTTCAGTAAAGGAGAACTTCATCCAATGGATTTAAAAAATGCAGCAGCCTCGTATCTAAACGAGATCATTGAACCTGTGAGATTGAAGATCGGAGAGGTAGATGATACGAGATAGCTTTACGCTGGCTTACAGGAATATAAGAGAGCGGAAGTTTCGTTCATTTTTAACATTGCTTGGTATCTCTGTCGGGATTGCAGCAATAATCGGGCTTATCGCGATTGGAAGTGGAATGGAGGGTGCGATAACAGGACAGCTCACAGAGATGTCTGATCTTATAGTTGTTATGCCTGGGGAGATGACCACAGGGATGTACATCGAGCATGGTAGCTTCACGCAGCAGGATCTGAGAGACGTTGGACGGATAAGCGGCGTGAAGGATACAACAGCCATAACATGGGATTCCGCAACGGTTGAGTTCAGAAGATCAAAACGAGTAATTCAGGTTATCGGCGCAGATCCAGAAGATTTCTGGGTGATGTATGAGGGTAACGTCGACTTTGCTGAGGGTAGATGGCTCAGAAAGAACGATCATACAGGATGTGTTGTGGGGCATAACGTTGCAAATGACTATTTTGATGAAACAGTCCATGCAGGGGATAGAATAGATATAAACGGGCATAAGTTCGTTGTGATCGGGGTCTTTGAGAAGGGGAATGCGCTCACATCGAATGACGTTGATAACTACATCTACATTACTGATCGGGCTTCGAAGGGTGTGCTCGGGACAGACAAGATCTCATTCATCTATGTGACAGTTTATGATATTGATGATGCAGAGAAGATCGCTGATAAAATCGAGAAGGTCGTTGATAACAACCACAAGCTCGATGATTTCACGAACGCAATGACGATGGGAAGTTTCATTGATCAGATCGGTGGGATCTTCAAGGTTATACAGGTTGTTCTTGTCGGGATTGCCGCAATTTCGCTGATTGTTGCCTCAATCGGGATCATGAACACAATGATGATGGCGGTGATGGAACGCACACACGAGGTTGGGATCATGAAGGCGATCGGTGCACGAAACAGAGATATTCTTATGCTCTTTCTGATTGAAGCTGGGGTTGTGAGCCTCATCGGGGGGATTCTCGGATGCATACTTGGTGCAGCTATGGCAATCGGTGCAGGTCGCGTTGCAACAGACTATGCAGGACTTGATGTGCCTGCTCCGATTACACCAGGACTTATTGCACTTGGTCTTGCAGTTGCATTGATTGTCGGGATTGGATCGGGTCTATACCCTGCGATGAAAGCTGCACGGATGAGCCCTGTCGAGGCTGTGAGGTATGAGTAAGAAGAGGAAAAAATTAACATGATAAATCAGATCACTTCGATGTACTCCTGAACTGTATTTACAAGCTCATCTGGATCAAATGGCTTTGTCAGATAATCGATCACGTACTCCTGTAGACCTTCTATCTTCTTACCTGGATCTTCCCTTGCCGTAAGCATGGCAATCAGATTCCCCTCAAAAAGCTCTTTATCAATCATCGCACGTATCGTATCCCACCCGTCCATCTCTGGCATCATGATGTCCATCAATATGACACCCCGAAAACCTTTCTCCAGCGCTTCGATACACTCCTCTCCATTGCTGGCGGTCAAGATTGGTATACCTTTTAATTCAAAGGCGATCTTAACTGCAAGCAGGATATCTGGGTCATCATCGACCACCATGACTTGTTCATCCAACTTAAGTCCCCTGATTAAAAGATAACGATCTCAAAGCTTTTAAAATTTACCCTGATCACCCACCAACCATCGATATGAAGCGTATGAAAAGGTCAAACATTGAGAGTGCTTCCAGCATGAGGTGCATCTCACCTCTACAGTCAGACCTGGCCCTACCGCAGGTGGGCGTTTTGATGTGCGAAGGTGGGTGAATCACGACACTCTGTAGTGTTTGTAGAGATATGCGATTCGCTGGATTGCTGAGAGGTGTGTCATCACCGCGATGATGGCAAGTCCTATATTGAGGTGGATAAATGAGAAGAGCAGGATCGTAATTATTGTCTCAGGTCTTCCAAAGAATCCAACGGCCTCGATTGGATCGTTTATCTTTCCGCTCACCCGACTTCTGTATCCAATCTCTGCGTAAACAACTGGTTTTATAAAGGTATTGATGAATGAACCGAAGAGCGCAAAGAGTGCAATTCGAGCATCCACGCCTCCAAGTGCGATGCCGATGATCACGAATGCATCAATGTACTTATCGATGATCCAGTCGATTGCAGCGCCAAAATCTGATGAGTGTCCGATCCTGCGTGCAACATCTCCATCAAGAAGATCGAGTATAGATGAGATCAGTAGAAAAGCAGCACCACCTGCTGGATACGTTTTTGCATAAAAAATCGCCGCCACCACTCCTGAGATGAGTGAAAGTAAGCTCAACTGGTTTGGCGTAAGTCCAACCCGCACAGCAAATGCTGAAGCAGGGCGCAGCAGATAGGTAATCCTGTCTCGATGATCTGTTAGATTCAGTTATCAATCCCTCAACCCCTTGTTGCGGTTCTTACATATAATCTTTGCGTTAACTTTATATACTATATCAGGTGTAAGTAGAGCAGGAGGTTAAAGCGTTTTATGTAATTCTGGGTTTTGAGGTGTTGACTTGGGGCTGAAAAAAGCTGAGAATACATCTGAGAACGAACTTGGCGATTATGATGACGTGATGCATGAGTGTCCTGAGTGTAGCAGCCACAATCTCATCCATGATTACGAACGTGCAGAACTTGTTTGCGATGACTGTGGGCTTGTGATAGATGAGGCGTTCATCGATATGGGTCCTGAATGGCGGGCTTTTGATGCAGATCAGCGCTCAAAGCGTGTACGAGTTGGGGCGCCGATGACACTGACAATCCATGATAAAGGTTTGAGCACGATGATTGACTGGCGAAATCGAGATTCTTACGGAAAGTCAATCTCATCGAAACATCGTGCACAACTTTATCGGCTTAGAAAATGGCAGAGACGGATCAGAGTAAGCAATGCAACGGAGAGAAACCTTGTATTTGCCCTCTCAGAGATTGACAGGATGGCGTCATCTTTACGACTACCAAAGAACGTAAAAGAAGCTGCTGCAAAATTATACAGAGAGGCGGTGGAGAACAACCTGATAAGGGGCAGGAGTATAGAGGGTGTCTCGGCTGCTGCTCTATATGTTGCATGTCGGGAGTGTAATGTTCCGCGAACCCTCGATGAGATTGGAAGTGTATCAAGGGTTGACAGAAAGGAGATTGGGCGAACCTATCGTTTTATTGCACGGGAACTCGGGTTGAAGCTACAACCCACATCACCGATCGATTACGTGCCTCGATTCTGTTCAAGCCTAAATATGAGTGGCGAAGCACAGTCAAAGGCGATAGAGATACTGGCTCAGGCTGGTGACAAAGAGTTGACAGGAGGTAGAGGTCCAACCGGGGTCTCTGCTGCTGCAATTTATATCGCATCGGTCATCTGTGGTGAGCGAAAGACGCAACGAGAAGTTGCGGAGGTTGCAGGTGTCACAGAGGTCACGATAAGAAATAGATACAAAGAACTGGCAGAGGAGCTCAATATCGATATAATCCTCTGATCCAGTAACCTTATTTTTTATATACGAGATCGAAGTATGGGTGCTCAGGTGAAGACAATATGGCAGAGGTTATAGAGGCACTTGTCACTGCCGGGAAGGCAACCGCGGGACCGCCGCTGGGTCCTGCACTCGGCCCGCTGGGTGTCAACATCATGGAAGTCGTGAATGAGATCAACAGAAAGACTGAAGGCTACGAAGGAATGCAGGTACCTGTGATCATCACTATCGAAGGAGGGAATGTCGATATCTCAGTAGGATCTCCCCCCACTTCAGCGTTGATCAAGAAGGAACTGGGGATCGAGGTTGCAAAACGAGAGAGTATCGAGGATATCGTCGGCAATCTCACGATCGAACAGGCGATAAAAATAGCAAAGATGAAGTTTGATGCGATGCTCTCGATCACGCTCAGGAGTGCACTGAAAGAGGTTGTGGGAACCTGTGTTTCGATGGGTGTGACAGTTGACGGTGCAAATCCAAAGGTGATTCAACGCAGGATTGATGATGGCGTGTACGATCATCTGCTCACATCATGAGCGATAGATTGAAATACTGTCATTGAGAAGATGAGTTCAAATTAGATTGTGTAACATATCCGTAGCAGGCTAATGGCCGAAGAGGAATGTTTTATAAATCATTCTGTGACTACGGGAGGATGATATGTCCAGCAAGAATAAAAAAGACGTTAAAGGTGATGGTGAGGT comes from Candidatus Syntrophoarchaeum caldarius and encodes:
- a CDS encoding CDP-alcohol phosphatidyltransferase is translated as MRVGLTPNQLSLLSLISGVVAAIFYAKTYPAGGAAFLLISSILDLLDGDVARRIGHSSDFGAAIDWIIDKYIDAFVIIGIALGGVDARIALFALFGSFINTFIKPVVYAEIGYRSRVSGKINDPIEAVGFFGRPETIITILLFSFIHLNIGLAIIAVMTHLSAIQRIAYLYKHYRVS
- a CDS encoding Ribosomal protein L11 yields the protein MAEVIEALVTAGKATAGPPLGPALGPLGVNIMEVVNEINRKTEGYEGMQVPVIITIEGGNVDISVGSPPTSALIKKELGIEVAKRESIEDIVGNLTIEQAIKIAKMKFDAMLSITLRSALKEVVGTCVSMGVTVDGANPKVIQRRIDDGVYDHLLTS
- a CDS encoding transcription initiation factor IIB 2; the protein is MGLKKAENTSENELGDYDDVMHECPECSSHNLIHDYERAELVCDDCGLVIDEAFIDMGPEWRAFDADQRSKRVRVGAPMTLTIHDKGLSTMIDWRNRDSYGKSISSKHRAQLYRLRKWQRRIRVSNATERNLVFALSEIDRMASSLRLPKNVKEAAAKLYREAVENNLIRGRSIEGVSAAALYVACRECNVPRTLDEIGSVSRVDRKEIGRTYRFIARELGLKLQPTSPIDYVPRFCSSLNMSGEAQSKAIEILAQAGDKELTGGRGPTGVSAAAIYIASVICGERKTQREVAEVAGVTEVTIRNRYKELAEELNIDIIL
- a CDS encoding acetyl-CoA synthetase, which translates into the protein MMNCEINGMFDPESLVVIGASSKRDYYFLRCHENFKGKLYAVNRNEEAGREVIPGVKFYRSVLDIPEKIDFAIIEVPGEEIPAIIRKCGKRGVKFATVFASGYSELGTEAGKHAEEELIEAANAAGIKIIGPNCMGIYYPAKGMSFRFDLSTESGEVSFVSQSGGHALNFSLLGSIHGIKFDKVISYGNGAMIDSTDLIEYLMHDPSTGIIAAYIEGVKDGRRFLSVLKEAAQIKPVIIWKGGVTDAGASAVTSHSGSLAGDARIWDAALKQAGVIRVDDMDELIDVTSTLTTSPLPENRRVGIISISGGQCVVLADLASRYGFRIPPLGDVTREKLSKLMPNVGTSIKNPIDGAASWANLGTVKETIRLVMEDEGIDSVLIEISIHYMLHIFYHNEEDRMSRLYEILCELKNQSRKPFFVILSPSNYWHERRLLEEKLIESGVPVFPGFKRALKTLKNLLHYKERGGRSLYE
- a CDS encoding hisitidine kinase is translated as MVVDDDPDILLAVKIAFELKGIPILTASNGEECIEALEKGFRGVILMDIMMPEMDGWDTIRAMIDKELFEGNLIAMLTAREDPGKKIEGLQEYVIDYLTKPFDPDELVNTVQEYIEVI
- a CDS encoding multidrug ABC transporter substrate-binding protein, encoding MIRDSFTLAYRNIRERKFRSFLTLLGISVGIAAIIGLIAIGSGMEGAITGQLTEMSDLIVVMPGEMTTGMYIEHGSFTQQDLRDVGRISGVKDTTAITWDSATVEFRRSKRVIQVIGADPEDFWVMYEGNVDFAEGRWLRKNDHTGCVVGHNVANDYFDETVHAGDRIDINGHKFVVIGVFEKGNALTSNDVDNYIYITDRASKGVLGTDKISFIYVTVYDIDDAEKIADKIEKVVDNNHKLDDFTNAMTMGSFIDQIGGIFKVIQVVLVGIAAISLIVASIGIMNTMMMAVMERTHEVGIMKAIGARNRDILMLFLIEAGVVSLIGGILGCILGAAMAIGAGRVATDYAGLDVPAPITPGLIALGLAVALIVGIGSGLYPAMKAARMSPVEAVRYE
- a CDS encoding tyrosyl-tRNA ligase → MNKDDALRLILRNTQEVVKEDELRALLENERTPIAYTGYEPSGKIHMGHMLTVNKLLDLQKAGFKIIVLLADLHGYLNEKGSFDDVQRIAEMNRRAFIALGLDPEKTEFVKGSSFQLEPDYMLNILKLARDTTLNRAKRSMDEISRGMENPKVSQMIYPLMQAMDIARLNVDLAVGGIDQRKIHMLARENLPPLGFRAPTCLHTPILLGLDGEKMSSSQGNYISVDDDVNAIKKKIRGAFCPAKVIEDNPIIEIFRYHIFPRFERIVIERPEKYGGNLEIESIEELGRIFSKGELHPMDLKNAAASYLNEIIEPVRLKIGEVDDTR